In Zobellia roscoffensis, the following are encoded in one genomic region:
- a CDS encoding thymidine kinase: MFLENTVNHKEQFGWIEVICGSMFSGKTEELIRRLKRAQFAKQKVEIFKPMVDVRYDENMVVSHDANEIRSTPVPAAANIRILGDTCDVIGIDEAQFFDDEIVTVCNDLANKGVRVVVAGLDMDFKGNPFGPMPALMATAEYVTKVHAICTRTGNLANYSYRKSSNDKLVLLGETEEYEPLSRAAYYKARLKEKVKHLDVKSEEITTNDKKTDGESK, translated from the coding sequence ATGTTTCTCGAAAATACTGTTAATCATAAAGAACAATTCGGGTGGATAGAAGTCATCTGTGGTTCTATGTTCTCGGGTAAGACCGAAGAGTTAATCCGTAGATTAAAGCGTGCTCAATTTGCCAAACAAAAGGTAGAAATCTTTAAACCGATGGTAGATGTTCGGTATGACGAGAATATGGTTGTATCCCACGACGCCAATGAAATACGTTCTACGCCTGTGCCTGCTGCTGCCAATATTAGAATTCTAGGCGACACCTGTGATGTTATAGGAATTGATGAAGCACAATTTTTTGATGATGAGATTGTAACGGTTTGTAATGATTTGGCCAACAAAGGGGTACGTGTCGTTGTAGCGGGATTGGATATGGATTTTAAAGGAAACCCGTTTGGTCCAATGCCCGCTTTAATGGCCACGGCGGAATATGTTACCAAAGTACACGCTATATGCACACGTACAGGTAACTTAGCTAATTATAGTTATAGGAAATCTAGTAATGATAAGTTGGTATTATTGGGCGAAACCGAAGAATATGAGCCCTTAAGCCGCGCCGCTTATTACAAAGCAAGATTAAAAGAAAAAGTAAAGCATCTAGATGTTAAGAGCGAAGAGATAACT